From Saccharothrix espanaensis DSM 44229, the proteins below share one genomic window:
- a CDS encoding LysR family transcriptional regulator, translated as MELRQLRYFVTVAEERGFAKAAARLGIVQSAVSQQVRRLERGLGVPLFTRTTRTTRLTAAGERLLPEAHAVLAAAERTRRVAAEIAAGTTGVLRLGTLNDPRVHDVLAALAAPGVEVRLTQVPPAERLAAVGSGRLDAALVRAATPTRDLATIPVWTDPLYAALPADHPLAAEPEPDPEHFAALPLRLAPPDRNPPFHRLVTAALPADQPLGPEFTTLQRTLADLGRAAPSWTVLYRVSELPAAPNIAYRRLSRPTVTTSLVVLRRSRNNPLLRAFGG; from the coding sequence GTGGAACTTCGGCAGTTGCGCTACTTCGTCACGGTCGCCGAGGAGCGGGGTTTCGCGAAGGCCGCCGCCCGGCTGGGCATCGTGCAGAGCGCGGTCAGCCAGCAGGTCCGCCGGCTGGAACGCGGGCTGGGCGTGCCGCTGTTCACCCGGACCACCCGGACCACCCGGCTCACCGCCGCCGGCGAGCGCCTGCTCCCCGAGGCGCACGCGGTGCTGGCCGCCGCCGAGCGGACCCGCCGGGTGGCCGCCGAGATCGCCGCCGGGACGACCGGTGTGCTGCGCCTGGGCACGCTCAACGACCCGCGCGTCCACGACGTGCTGGCCGCGCTGGCCGCGCCCGGCGTCGAGGTGCGGCTCACCCAGGTCCCGCCCGCCGAGCGGCTGGCCGCCGTCGGCTCCGGGCGGCTGGACGCGGCGCTGGTGCGGGCCGCCACGCCGACCCGCGACCTGGCGACCATCCCGGTGTGGACGGACCCGCTGTACGCGGCGCTGCCCGCCGACCACCCGCTGGCCGCCGAGCCCGAGCCCGACCCGGAGCACTTCGCCGCGCTGCCGCTGCGGCTGGCCCCGCCGGACCGCAACCCGCCGTTCCACCGGCTGGTCACCGCGGCGCTGCCCGCCGACCAGCCGCTCGGTCCCGAATTCACCACGTTGCAGCGGACATTGGCCGACCTGGGCCGCGCCGCGCCGTCGTGGACGGTCCTCTACCGGGTCTCGGAACTGCCGGCCGCGCCGAACATCGCCTACCGCCGGCTGTCCCGGCCGACCGTGACCACGTCACTGGTCGTACTTCGCCGTTCACGGAACAACCCGCTGCTGCGCGCGTTCGGCGGGTGA
- a CDS encoding NAD-dependent epimerase/dehydratase family protein — MRILVVGASGLVGQHVVERLRARGHEATTAARTRRAGLDHVLDVTSADAADLRPLVAGHDGVVFAAGVDDRSIPRRPAYPAFHRGNVAPVRELFTAAREEGLSRGVVLGSYYAHFHREHPDWRLTELHPYLRSRVEQARAAREAAGFPVAVLELPFVFGRAGDRLPNWAGPLDRWARSGWPLVAPPGGSAATSAERVAEVAVTALEEASGADLPVADENMTWHGMFSRIADAAGRPRRVRRLHPAVLKGLLRLTGVAHRFSGKESGLDPAHVDRLLLRELFIGVGRPGVLDDAIRETFRR, encoded by the coding sequence ATGCGGATCCTCGTGGTGGGTGCGAGTGGCTTGGTCGGTCAGCACGTCGTGGAGCGGCTCCGCGCGCGTGGGCACGAGGCGACCACCGCCGCCCGCACCCGTCGCGCGGGGCTCGACCACGTGCTGGACGTGACCTCGGCCGACGCCGCGGACCTGCGTCCGCTGGTGGCCGGGCACGACGGTGTGGTGTTCGCGGCGGGCGTGGACGACCGGAGCATCCCGCGCCGGCCCGCCTACCCGGCGTTCCACCGGGGCAACGTGGCGCCGGTGCGGGAGCTGTTCACCGCCGCCCGCGAGGAGGGGCTGAGCCGGGGCGTCGTGCTCGGCTCGTACTACGCGCACTTCCACCGCGAGCACCCGGACTGGCGGCTCACCGAGCTGCACCCGTACCTGCGCAGCCGGGTCGAGCAGGCCCGCGCCGCCCGGGAGGCCGCCGGGTTCCCGGTGGCCGTGCTGGAACTGCCGTTCGTGTTCGGCCGCGCCGGGGACCGGCTGCCGAACTGGGCGGGCCCGCTGGACCGGTGGGCCCGGTCCGGGTGGCCGCTGGTCGCGCCGCCCGGCGGGAGCGCCGCGACCTCGGCCGAGCGGGTGGCGGAGGTGGCCGTGACGGCGTTGGAGGAGGCGTCCGGCGCGGACCTCCCGGTCGCCGACGAGAACATGACGTGGCACGGGATGTTCTCCCGCATCGCCGACGCCGCGGGCCGCCCGCGCCGGGTGCGGCGGCTGCACCCGGCGGTACTCAAGGGTCTGCTGCGGCTGACCGGCGTCGCGCACCGGTTCTCGGGCAAGGAGTCCGGCCTGGACCCCGCGCACGTGGACCGGTTGCTGCTGCGCGAGCTGTTCATCGGCGTCGGCCGGCCGGGCGTGCTGGACGACGCGATCCGCGAGACGTTCCGGCGCTGA
- a CDS encoding cupin domain-containing protein, producing MFRNESAEVVRLAGGSRFELLADGPDTGGVVGANRLVLDVGADGAKPHFHARSSEVFYVLGGVLEVLVGDRRTTVAEGGLLVVPPTTPHAFGAAAGSPADVLVVMTPGVRRFGYFRHLGRIAAGTDTFENLVPRQEEYDVHFVDLPDWRSI from the coding sequence GTGTTCCGCAACGAGAGTGCCGAGGTGGTCCGGCTGGCCGGGGGCAGCAGGTTCGAACTGCTCGCCGACGGGCCGGACACCGGGGGTGTGGTGGGCGCGAACCGGCTGGTGCTCGACGTCGGCGCGGACGGCGCGAAACCCCACTTCCACGCCCGGTCGTCGGAGGTGTTCTACGTCCTGGGCGGCGTGCTGGAAGTCCTCGTGGGCGACCGGCGCACGACGGTGGCCGAGGGCGGTCTGCTCGTCGTGCCGCCGACCACGCCGCACGCGTTCGGCGCGGCGGCGGGGAGCCCGGCCGACGTGCTGGTGGTGATGACGCCGGGCGTGCGGCGGTTCGGCTACTTCCGGCACCTGGGCCGGATCGCCGCCGGCACCGACACGTTCGAGAACCTGGTGCCCAGGCAGGAGGAGTACGACGTGCACTTCGTGGACCTGCCGGACTGGCGCTCGATCTGA